The following are encoded together in the bacterium genome:
- a CDS encoding winged helix-turn-helix domain-containing protein, producing MLPLLEVAGDGQTRSVADAREELAIRFQLTAEEREALLPSGRQPIFNNR from the coding sequence ATGCTTCCACTTCTCGAAGTGGCCGGCGATGGCCAGACGAGGTCGGTGGCGGATGCCCGTGAGGAGTTGGCGATACGGTTCCAACTCACCGCTGAGGAGCGTGAAGCGCTTCTGCCAAGCGGAAGACAGCCGATCTTCAACAACCG